A stretch of Coregonus clupeaformis isolate EN_2021a chromosome 37, ASM2061545v1, whole genome shotgun sequence DNA encodes these proteins:
- the sdhaf4 gene encoding succinate dehydrogenase assembly factor 4, mitochondrial produces the protein MSLLSVCASASKRLVTHALFVESAFTGYLRTASGAVKDKEPLRKAKTPQGRFDMNDEKTKDPLEKFPDDVNPATKEQGGPRGPEPTRYGDWERKGRCVDF, from the exons ATGTCTCTACTAAGCGTCTGTGCTTCTGCATCGAAACGTCTTGTAACCCATGCGTTATTCGTGGAATCTGCTTTTACAG GATACTTGCGGACAGCCAGTGGAGCAGTGAAAGACAAGGAGCCACTGCGCAAGGCCAAAACCCCCCAGGGCCGCTTCGACATGAATGATGAGAAGACTAAGGATCCCCTTGAAA AGTTCCCTGATGATGTGAACCCAGCCACAAAGGAGCAGGGGGGTCCCCGGGGCCCAGAGCCCACGCGCTACGGGGACTGGGAGAGAAAGGGCCGCTGTGTCGACTTCTAG
- the tlx1 gene encoding T-cell leukemia homeobox protein 1: MDHIGAHLQHIHAEPISFGIDQILNNVDQSCMLGGRMPEPDYGLGCVFSTAYNTMTGTFTGNNSGYNGNECGVANLSGTYNTNMGMNVSGNNVNAAGVIRVPAHRPLNSGHSSIPGGMSTMPGSINNLTGFTFPWMESNRRYTKDRFTVALSPLTVTRRVGHPYQNRTPPKKKKPRTSFTRLQICELEKRFHRQKYLASAERAALAKALKMTDAQVKTWFQNRRTKWRRQTAEEREAERQQANRILMQLQQEAFQKTINQPANPDPLCLHNSSLFALQNLQPWTENTAKISSVSTCE; this comes from the exons ATGGATCATATTGGAGCGCATCTCCAGCACATTCACGCGGAGCCCATCAGCTTTGGGATCGACCAAATCCTCAACAATGTGGACCAGAGCTGCATGCTCGGCGGTCGGATGCCCGAGCCGGACTATGGCCTCGGCTGCGTCTTCAGCACTGCCTACAACACCATGACCGGTACCTTCACCGGCAACAACTCTGGATATAACGGCAACGAATGTGGGGTCGCCAATCTGAGCGGCACCTATAACACGAACATGGGAATGAACGTCAGTGGGAATAACGTTAACGCAGCTGGAGTCATCCGTGTGCCAGCGCACCGGCCTCTGAACAGTGGACACTCGTCCATCCCCGGCGGCATGTCAACTATGCCAGGCTCGATTAACAACCTGACGGGATTTACATTCCCCTGGATGGAGAGTAACAGAAGATACACCAAAGACAGGTTCACAG TGGCGCTCTCACCCCTCACTGTAACACGCCGTGTAGGTCACCCGTACCAGAACCGGACGCCCCCCAAGAAGAAAAAGCCCCGGACGTCTTTTACTCGCCTGCAGATCTGCGAGCTGGAGAAACGCTTTCACCGACAGAAGTACCTGGCTTCCGCAGAGAGAGCGGCTTTGGCCAAGGCCCTCAAGATGACTGACGCGCAAGTCAAAACATGGTTCCAGAACAGAAGAACAAAATGGAG GCGGCAGACAGctgaagagagagaagcagagcgaCAGCAGGCCAACCGGATCCTCATGCAACTCCAACAGGAGGCTTTTCAGAAAACAATAAACCAACCGGCAAACCCGGACCCGCTCTGCTTGCATAACAGCTCCCTGTTCGCGCTTCAGAACCTCCAGCCATGGACTGAGAACACCGCCAAAATCAGCAGCGTGTCCACCTGCGAATAA